A stretch of DNA from Spirosoma endbachense:
AATACGATTTGCTGCGAAATTACGTCATGGAGCTTATCCATTATGCCCTGAAACTGGAGCCATCCGAAACCCTCTATCAGCACCCGGACGCGAACTCCCGGATCACCGCCGTTTTTACCGAATTACTCGAACGGCAGTTCCCGATCGAGTCACCCTCACAACGGTTCATGCTCCGATCGGCTGCCGATTATGCGCAGCGTCTGGCGGTCCACGTCAATCACCTGAACCGGGCCATCCGGGCAACCACCGGCAAAACAACCACCGAGCATATTTCCGAACGGCTAGTCAGTGAGGCCGGGGCGTTGTTGAAGCATACGAACTGGAACATTGCTGAAATCAGTTACAGTCTGGGTTTTGAAGAACCGTCGCATTTCAACAATTTCTTTAAAAAACATACACGGCTAACCCCATCCGCATTTCGAATTGTTTGAATTTTGCAAGCACCTGCTTGGCTAAGGCTATTCACTATGGCGTAACTGCTCCCGGCATCTTGATCAATCCTGCCAGCGACTGTACTAATGGTGTTGGATGGTCGGATTTGTGAATCAGAATATGCTGAATAACAACCTGTTTGAAAGGCGTCCCATCGGCGTTAAGAATAGGCATCGATAGCAGACTAGGTTCCTGACTTAAATCCAGAGCGGCTGGAATAAAGGCAATCCCTTTCCCCAGTCGAACCATACTTTTTAACAAGTCAAAGGAAGGCACTTGCTGGACGATGTTGCTGGACCGGTTAATATTCGCCAGGCGACAGATCTCCTCCGCCTGCATGAAAAATACCCCGGCCACCTGTCCAACGTCAATCCACTTTTCGTGTTGTATCTGCTCCAGCAGGACCCCTTTTTGAGTAGCCAGCGGGTGGTTCCGGTTCATCAGGATCGAATAATCGGCTTCAGCATAGGGAGTCGCCGATAATCCGTCGCAGACTAACGGTAGAACGGTCATCCCCAGATCAACCCGCTCAGCAGCGACCCATTCCTGGACCTCCGTCGTATTCGATAACTCAACGAGTTTAATGGATAGGGTGGGAAAGTGGGTTGAGAAAAGTTCGAGCATCCCCATGATTCGTTCGGGCAGAATAAATTTGAAAACGCCCAGTGTAATA
This window harbors:
- a CDS encoding LysR family transcriptional regulator, coding for MELRQLTYFVGVAHELHFGRAAKKLFVTQSALSQQIKLLEVELGVELFVGIQRSKWHKVELTEAGALFLIDAERILQLSEKAIRTVRQTVANQQAITLGVFKFILPERIMGMLELFSTHFPTLSIKLVELSNTTEVQEWVAAERVDLGMTVLPLVCDGLSATPYAEADYSILMNRNHPLATQKGVLLEQIQHEKWIDVGQVAGVFFMQAEEICRLANINRSSNIVQQVPSFDLLKSMVRLGKGIAFIPAALDLSQEPSLLSMPILNADGTPFKQVVIQHILIHKSDHPTPLVQSLAGLIKMPGAVTP